In Isoptericola jiangsuensis, the following proteins share a genomic window:
- a CDS encoding PHP domain-containing protein — translation MIDLHTHSRASDGTETPRELLAAAAAAGVRVVALTDHDTTAGWAEAAEAVAATGVALVRGIELSTRAATPDGGISVHLLAYLPDPAHPDLVAAMDRTRDDRVARARRMVDLLAQDHPLTWDDVLAQTADGATVGRPHLADALVAAGVVADRDEAFATILHPGARYYVPHYAPDTVDAVRAVLAAGGVPVMAHPRAGRRGRVVTDDTIAELAAAGMAGLEVDHRDHDDVERSALRGLATDLGLLVTGSSDYHGTGKLNRIGERTTAPEVLDAIAARGLLEVLHP, via the coding sequence GTGATCGACCTGCACACCCACTCGCGCGCCTCCGACGGGACGGAGACGCCGCGCGAGCTGCTCGCGGCCGCCGCCGCGGCCGGCGTGCGCGTCGTCGCGCTCACCGACCACGACACCACGGCGGGCTGGGCCGAGGCCGCCGAGGCCGTCGCCGCGACCGGCGTGGCCCTGGTCCGCGGCATCGAGCTCTCCACCCGCGCCGCGACGCCCGACGGCGGCATCAGCGTCCACCTGCTCGCCTACCTGCCCGACCCGGCGCACCCCGACCTCGTCGCCGCGATGGACCGCACCCGCGACGACCGCGTCGCCCGCGCCCGCCGCATGGTCGACCTCCTCGCGCAGGACCACCCCCTCACCTGGGACGACGTCCTCGCGCAGACCGCCGACGGTGCCACCGTGGGCCGACCGCACCTCGCCGACGCGCTCGTCGCCGCCGGCGTCGTCGCCGACCGCGACGAGGCGTTCGCGACGATCCTGCACCCCGGCGCCCGCTACTACGTGCCGCACTACGCCCCCGACACCGTCGACGCGGTGCGCGCCGTCCTCGCCGCCGGCGGCGTCCCCGTCATGGCGCACCCCCGCGCCGGACGACGTGGACGCGTCGTCACCGACGACACGATCGCCGAGCTCGCCGCCGCCGGGATGGCCGGGCTCGAGGTCGACCACCGCGACCACGACGACGTCGAACGGTCCGCGCTGCGCGGCCTCGCCACCGACCTCGGGCTGCTCGTCACCGGGTCCAGCGACTACCACGGCACCGGCAAGCTCAACCGGATCGGGGAGCGCACCACCGCCCCCGAGGTCCTCGACGCCATCGCCGCACGCGGGCTGCTGGAGGTGCTGCACCCGTGA
- a CDS encoding MarC family protein, whose amino-acid sequence MSSVIDMTLFTQAFVTLFVIMDPPGTIPVFLALTSTMGAKQRKRAALQAVGVAFGVIVSFALFGQQLLAYMGISLPALQAAGGLLLLIVAMQLLTGHFENGEATAATAGANVALVPLGTPLLAGPGAIVATMVFVQQAHTTDGSWVPSAVAITVAIVLVHVCLYLAMRFADALHRVLRDSGVTLITRIAGILLAAIAVQHIADAVVEFVQTA is encoded by the coding sequence GTGAGCTCCGTCATCGACATGACCCTGTTCACCCAGGCGTTCGTCACGCTGTTCGTCATCATGGACCCGCCCGGCACGATCCCCGTGTTCCTCGCCCTGACCTCGACGATGGGCGCCAAGCAGCGCAAGCGGGCCGCCCTCCAGGCCGTCGGGGTGGCGTTCGGCGTCATCGTGTCGTTCGCGCTGTTCGGGCAGCAGCTCCTCGCCTACATGGGGATCTCGCTGCCCGCCCTCCAGGCCGCAGGCGGCCTGCTGCTGCTCATCGTCGCCATGCAGCTCCTCACCGGGCACTTCGAGAACGGCGAGGCGACCGCCGCCACCGCCGGCGCGAACGTCGCCCTCGTCCCGCTCGGCACACCCCTGCTCGCCGGACCCGGCGCCATCGTCGCCACCATGGTGTTCGTCCAGCAGGCCCACACCACCGACGGCTCGTGGGTGCCCTCGGCCGTCGCCATCACCGTCGCGATCGTGCTCGTCCACGTCTGCCTCTACCTCGCCATGCGGTTCGCCGACGCCCTGCACCGCGTCCTGCGCGACTCCGGCGTCACCCTCATCACCCGCATCGCCGGCATCCTGCTCGCCGCCATCGCCGTGCAGCACATCGCCGACGCCGTCGTCGAGTTCGTGCAGACCGCCTGA
- a CDS encoding alpha/beta fold hydrolase produces the protein MTFLLAPPPTSPTPPASPAAEPLGVVLVHGMRQSSRTWAAQEAHLRRAGHAVAPVDLPGHGSRIRERFTLARAHAVLDEAVASLPADLPVVVVGQSLGGYVTLGWAAGLSRAGTLGRLAGVVASGCSTDPLGKPVALYRGAADRVARTAASVRARWGRGTPRPRTSPDGSTRPAWGLVTDALGQLAGRSSLADLAAVRVPVWLVNGSRCHLRWQEQAHLRAAERGALVVVPRTGHDVQLEAPQVYNRILSRALSDFTRRGARAVAGDAEGATLRA, from the coding sequence ATGACGTTCCTCCTCGCTCCCCCGCCCACGTCCCCGACACCGCCCGCGTCCCCGGCCGCTGAGCCGCTGGGCGTGGTGCTCGTGCACGGCATGCGGCAGAGCTCACGGACCTGGGCGGCGCAGGAGGCGCACCTGCGGCGGGCCGGCCACGCGGTGGCACCCGTGGACCTGCCCGGGCACGGGTCGCGCATCCGGGAGCGTTTCACGCTGGCGCGGGCGCACGCGGTGCTCGACGAGGCGGTCGCGTCGCTGCCGGCCGACCTCCCCGTCGTCGTGGTGGGTCAGTCGCTGGGCGGGTACGTGACGCTCGGCTGGGCCGCCGGGCTGTCCCGTGCCGGCACGCTCGGCCGCCTGGCCGGCGTGGTCGCGTCGGGGTGCAGCACGGACCCGCTCGGCAAGCCGGTCGCGCTGTACCGCGGGGCGGCGGACCGGGTGGCGCGGACCGCGGCGTCCGTCCGCGCCCGCTGGGGCCGGGGCACCCCCCGGCCGCGCACGTCGCCCGACGGGTCGACCCGCCCCGCGTGGGGTCTCGTCACGGACGCCCTCGGCCAGCTCGCGGGCCGGTCGTCGTTGGCGGACCTCGCGGCGGTCCGCGTCCCGGTGTGGCTCGTCAACGGGTCCCGCTGCCACCTGCGCTGGCAGGAGCAGGCCCACCTGCGCGCGGCGGAGCGGGGCGCGCTGGTCGTGGTGCCCCGCACCGGCCACGACGTCCAGCTGGAGGCGCCGCAGGTGTACAACCGCATCCTGTCGCGCGCCCTGTCGGACTTCACGCGGCGCGGCGCCCGGGCCGTCGCGGGCGAC
- a CDS encoding DEAD/DEAH box helicase encodes MTTTDTAADDATTAPATTDTPDFSTPAAIQAQDVSFADFGVREEIVDALRDAGITHPFPIQAMTLPVALQGHDIIGQAKTGTGKTLGFGVPLLHRVAAPGEPEFDALPAPGKPQALVVAPTRELAVQVANDLQTASKHRGVRIVQIYGGRAYEPQIEALNRGAEVVVGTPGRMVDLLNQGHLNLTRAATVVLDEADEMLDLGFLPDVEKILARTPAVRHTMLFSATMPGAVVSMARRYMKQPTHIRAADPDDDGATVKNTRQVVYRAHALDKIEVLARILQSEGRGRTIVFTRTKRTAAKVSDELRDRGFAAGALHGDLGQGAREQALRALRHGHIDVLVATDVAARGIDVDDVTHVVNYQCPEDERTYLHRIGRTGRAGNKGTAVTFVDWDDVPRWQLIDRTLDLGFPEPVETYSSSPHLYSDLGIPEGTKGRLPKAKQELGGLDAEVLEDLGETGKRTGSSSPSRGGSRSGGRDGGRGGQRDGGRSRGGQGQRSGGQERSGGERATGAPAADKPAGEGSGEAQRRRRRRRTRSGRPDGQGTPGAQGGAPAPGTD; translated from the coding sequence GTGACCACCACAGACACCGCCGCCGACGACGCCACCACGGCCCCGGCGACCACCGACACGCCCGACTTCTCGACCCCCGCGGCCATCCAGGCCCAGGACGTGAGCTTCGCCGACTTCGGCGTCCGCGAGGAGATCGTCGACGCCCTGCGCGACGCGGGCATCACCCACCCCTTCCCGATCCAGGCGATGACGCTGCCGGTCGCGCTGCAGGGCCACGACATCATCGGTCAGGCCAAGACGGGCACCGGCAAGACCCTCGGGTTCGGCGTGCCGCTGCTGCACCGCGTGGCCGCGCCGGGCGAGCCCGAGTTCGACGCGCTGCCCGCGCCGGGCAAGCCGCAGGCGCTCGTCGTCGCCCCGACGCGCGAGCTCGCCGTCCAGGTCGCCAACGACCTGCAGACCGCCTCGAAGCACCGCGGCGTGCGCATCGTGCAGATCTACGGCGGTCGCGCGTACGAGCCGCAGATCGAGGCGCTGAACCGTGGCGCGGAGGTCGTCGTCGGCACGCCGGGCCGCATGGTGGACCTGCTCAACCAGGGGCACCTGAACCTGACCCGCGCCGCCACGGTCGTCCTCGACGAGGCCGACGAGATGCTGGACCTCGGGTTCCTGCCCGACGTCGAGAAGATCCTGGCCCGCACCCCCGCGGTGCGCCACACGATGCTGTTCTCCGCGACGATGCCGGGCGCCGTCGTGTCGATGGCGCGCCGCTACATGAAGCAGCCGACGCACATCCGCGCGGCCGACCCGGACGACGACGGCGCGACGGTGAAGAACACCCGCCAGGTGGTCTACCGGGCGCACGCGCTCGACAAGATCGAGGTCCTGGCGCGCATCCTGCAGTCCGAGGGTCGTGGCCGCACCATCGTCTTCACGCGCACCAAGCGCACCGCCGCGAAGGTGTCGGACGAGCTGCGCGACCGCGGTTTCGCCGCGGGCGCGCTGCACGGCGACCTCGGCCAGGGCGCCCGTGAGCAGGCGCTGCGCGCGCTGCGGCACGGCCACATCGACGTGCTGGTCGCCACGGACGTCGCGGCCCGCGGCATCGACGTCGACGACGTCACGCACGTCGTGAACTACCAGTGCCCGGAGGACGAGCGCACCTACCTGCACCGCATCGGCCGCACCGGCCGCGCGGGCAACAAGGGCACCGCGGTCACGTTCGTCGACTGGGACGACGTGCCGCGCTGGCAGCTCATCGACCGCACCCTGGACCTCGGGTTCCCGGAGCCGGTCGAGACGTACTCGTCGTCGCCGCACCTGTACTCGGACCTCGGCATCCCCGAGGGCACCAAGGGCCGCCTGCCGAAGGCCAAGCAGGAGCTGGGCGGTCTGGACGCCGAGGTCCTGGAGGACCTGGGCGAGACCGGCAAGCGCACGGGCTCGTCGTCGCCGTCCCGCGGTGGCTCCCGCTCCGGCGGTCGTGACGGTGGCCGTGGTGGTCAGCGTGACGGCGGCCGCAGCCGTGGCGGCCAGGGCCAGCGGTCCGGCGGTCAGGAGCGGTCCGGCGGCGAGCGCGCGACCGGTGCCCCGGCGGCCGACAAGCCCGCGGGCGAGGGCTCGGGCGAGGCCCAGCGTCGTCGCCGTCGTCGCCGCACGCGCAGCGGCCGTCCCGACGGCCAGGGCACCCCGGGCGCCCAGGGCGGCGCCCCCGCCCCCGGCACCGACTGA
- a CDS encoding DUF1905 domain-containing protein, with the protein MQLTFTAPLWQWQARQDDAWWFVTVPPDESDLLADLPLPPRGFGSIRVEVTVGSTTWRTSVFPSDERRAYVLPMKKQVRRAEGLEPDAPVTVRLVTVDL; encoded by the coding sequence GTGCAGCTCACCTTCACCGCACCCCTGTGGCAGTGGCAGGCCCGTCAGGACGACGCCTGGTGGTTCGTCACGGTGCCCCCGGACGAGTCGGACCTGCTGGCGGACCTGCCGTTGCCGCCGCGCGGCTTCGGGTCGATCCGGGTGGAGGTGACGGTGGGGTCGACGACGTGGCGGACGTCGGTGTTCCCGTCGGACGAGCGCAGGGCGTACGTGCTGCCGATGAAGAAGCAGGTGCGCCGGGCGGAGGGTCTGGAGCCGGACGCGCCCGTCACGGTCCGGCTGGTGACGGTCGACCTCTGA